Proteins encoded together in one Benincasa hispida cultivar B227 chromosome 1, ASM972705v1, whole genome shotgun sequence window:
- the LOC120092170 gene encoding uncharacterized protein LOC120092170, giving the protein MISNFILSLNKKLQAVEISNRCRRTKKTTYVYRDDLSKKKQSPPPSSSQPQPEIKKVKKRVRFADTEPVIIAITDKEERSTEEETEKKVVRITVKLTKEEANRMLSRCSDGGVLEFGDVACELMRIPATRVSSSMVAN; this is encoded by the coding sequence ATGATCAGCAACTTCATTTTAAGCTTGAACAAAAAGCTGCAAGCGGTTGAAATCAGTAATCGCTGCAGACGAACGAAGAAGACCACTTATGTATATAGAGACGATCTGAGCAAGAAGAAGCAGTCGCCGCCGCCGTCTTCGTCGCAGCCGCAGCCGGAGATTAAGAAAGTGAAGAAGAGAGTGAGGTTTGCCGATACGGAACCGGTGATAATAGCCATTACTGACAAAGAGGAGCGGAGTACAGAGGAGGAAACAGAGAAGAAAGTAGTGAGAATTACGGTGAAATTGACGAAAGAAGAAGCGAATCGGATGCTTTCGAGGTGCTCCGATGGCGGTGTTCTTGAGTTCGGAGATGTGGCTTGTGAACTCATGCGGA